In a genomic window of Myxococcales bacterium:
- a CDS encoding fumarylacetoacetate hydrolase family protein encodes MKLATLRDGTRDGRLLVVRADGEVGAPAPAPWTSMQRALDDWDAAEPALRATAAALDGGHLDGVPIDPARLAAPLPRAYEWVDGSAYLNHVILVRKARKAEPPATLTTDPLVYQGGSGDLLGPRDPVELIDPAWGLDYESEVVVILGDTPRGTTAAEAAPYVRLVMLANDVTLRNLIPDELAKGFGFFQSKPATAFSPFAVTPDELGAAWADGRLQARVRSTYNGAVIGDCDSGPEMHFSFHDLIAHLCKTRRYTAGTIVGSGTVSNAERARGISCLAEIRMIETIDTGAPVTPFMKVGDRIEIEAVLPDGSSPFGRIDQTVVAAGGGA; translated from the coding sequence ATGAAGCTCGCCACACTCCGCGATGGCACCCGCGACGGTCGTCTCCTGGTGGTCCGCGCCGACGGTGAGGTCGGCGCGCCGGCGCCCGCGCCGTGGACCTCGATGCAGCGCGCGCTCGACGACTGGGACGCGGCCGAGCCGGCGCTGCGCGCCACCGCCGCGGCGCTCGACGGCGGCCACCTCGACGGCGTGCCGATCGATCCCGCGCGCCTGGCCGCGCCGCTGCCGCGCGCCTACGAGTGGGTCGACGGCTCGGCCTACCTCAACCACGTCATCCTGGTCCGCAAGGCCCGCAAGGCCGAGCCGCCGGCGACGCTCACCACCGATCCGCTGGTCTACCAGGGCGGCTCCGGCGATCTCCTGGGCCCGCGCGATCCGGTCGAGCTGATCGATCCGGCCTGGGGCCTCGACTACGAGTCCGAGGTGGTGGTGATCCTCGGCGACACGCCGCGCGGCACCACCGCGGCCGAGGCCGCGCCGTACGTGCGCCTGGTGATGCTGGCCAACGACGTCACGCTGCGCAACCTGATCCCCGACGAGCTGGCCAAGGGCTTCGGCTTCTTCCAGAGCAAGCCGGCCACCGCGTTCTCGCCGTTCGCGGTCACGCCCGACGAGCTCGGCGCGGCCTGGGCCGACGGCCGCCTGCAGGCGCGGGTGCGCTCGACCTACAACGGCGCGGTCATCGGCGACTGCGACAGCGGCCCCGAGATGCACTTCTCGTTTCACGATCTGATCGCGCACCTGTGCAAGACCCGCCGCTACACCGCCGGCACGATCGTCGGCAGCGGCACGGTCTCGAACGCCGAGCGCGCGCGCGGCATCTCGTGCCTGGCCGAGATCCGGATGATCGAGACGATCGACACCGGCGCGCCCGTGACGCCGTTCATGAAGGTCGGCGATCGGATCGAGATCGAGGCGGTCCTGCCCGACGGCTCGAGCCCGTTCGGGCGGATCGATCAGACCGTCGTGGCCGCGGGCGGTGGCGCGTGA
- a CDS encoding CBS domain-containing protein, with protein MKPYHLKVRYLMSTALITVRANELVTEAHAEMESGDIRHLPVVDDRGRLVGVLSDRDLLRTAAAKRTPRISEIMSREVVKVGPDAPAHEAAALMLEYKIGSVAVVDEDDALVGIVTQTDFLDLARKALLGLPLER; from the coding sequence GTGAAGCCCTATCACCTGAAGGTCCGCTATCTGATGTCCACGGCGCTCATCACCGTGCGCGCGAACGAGCTGGTGACCGAGGCCCACGCCGAGATGGAGTCCGGTGATATCCGGCACCTGCCGGTCGTCGACGATCGCGGGCGCCTGGTCGGCGTGCTCTCGGACCGCGATCTGCTGCGCACCGCCGCGGCCAAGCGCACGCCGCGCATCTCCGAGATCATGAGCCGCGAGGTGGTCAAGGTCGGCCCCGACGCGCCGGCCCACGAGGCGGCGGCGCTGATGCTCGAGTACAAGATCGGATCGGTGGCGGTGGTCGACGAGGACGACGCCCTGGTCGGCATCGTCACGCAGACCGACTTCCTGGACCTGGCGCGCAAGGCCCTGCTGGGCCTGCCGTTGGAGCGCTGA
- the amrB gene encoding AmmeMemoRadiSam system protein B, with the protein MHVVTRAPAVAGTFYPAAPNALAALVDDLLAAARPTSLEPCPKALIVPHAGYVYSGPIAAAGFARLAPYADRIERVILIGPTHRVFVTGLAWPDAERLRTPLGEVEVDTAALAAVPQVAASEVAHAREHALEVELPFLQRVAPHARIVPLAGSRASAAEVGAVLEALWGGPETVIVVSSDLSHYLPYRAGRARDERTADRILDAATDLDGDDACGAMAVNGLAWVARRRRLRIELLDLRSSGDTAGGRDEVVGYGAFALYEVAS; encoded by the coding sequence ATGCACGTGGTCACCCGCGCGCCGGCGGTCGCCGGCACCTTCTATCCAGCGGCGCCGAACGCCCTGGCGGCGCTGGTCGACGACCTCCTCGCGGCCGCGCGCCCGACCTCGCTGGAGCCGTGCCCGAAGGCGCTGATCGTGCCCCACGCCGGCTACGTGTACTCGGGGCCGATCGCCGCGGCTGGGTTCGCGCGCCTGGCGCCCTACGCCGACCGGATCGAGCGGGTGATCTTGATCGGGCCGACCCATCGCGTGTTCGTCACCGGCCTGGCGTGGCCCGACGCCGAGCGCCTGCGCACACCGCTGGGCGAGGTCGAGGTCGACACCGCCGCGCTGGCCGCGGTGCCCCAGGTCGCGGCCAGCGAGGTCGCGCACGCCCGCGAGCACGCCCTCGAGGTCGAGCTGCCGTTCCTCCAGCGGGTCGCGCCGCACGCGCGGATCGTGCCGCTGGCCGGCTCGCGCGCGAGCGCCGCCGAGGTCGGCGCGGTCCTCGAGGCGCTGTGGGGCGGCCCCGAGACCGTGATCGTGGTCAGCTCGGATCTGTCGCACTACCTGCCGTACCGCGCCGGGCGCGCCCGGGACGAGCGCACCGCCGACCGCATCCTCGACGCCGCCACCGATCTCGACGGCGACGACGCGTGCGGCGCGATGGCGGTCAACGGCCTGGCGTGGGTGGCGCGCCGCCGGCGCCTGCGGATCGAGCTGCTCGATCTGCGCAGCTCGGGCGACACCGCCGGCGGTCGCGACGAGGTCGTCGGCTACGGCGCGTTCGCCTTGTACGAGGTGGCGTCGTGA
- the amrA gene encoding AmmeMemoRadiSam system protein A: MTALTSHGPALARWARARLREELGGPHASPPVGAWAEQPAATFVSLHWPDGDLQGCIGSLTPRRPIVVDVAANAVAAGIDDPRGRRLGLADVDALELELSILSPLERIAVTTEAEAVRAIRPGVDGLVLGYHGQRGTLLPAVWDDLPEPAAFLAMLRRKAGLAPDFWSPEVELWRYTAARFVDPPRAAS; the protein is encoded by the coding sequence GTGACCGCGCTGACCAGCCACGGTCCGGCCCTGGCGCGGTGGGCGCGCGCGCGCCTGCGCGAGGAGCTGGGCGGACCGCACGCGTCGCCGCCGGTCGGCGCCTGGGCCGAGCAGCCGGCCGCGACCTTCGTCAGCCTGCACTGGCCCGACGGCGATCTGCAGGGCTGCATCGGGTCGCTGACGCCGCGGCGGCCGATCGTCGTCGACGTCGCCGCCAACGCCGTGGCCGCCGGCATCGACGATCCGCGCGGGCGCCGGCTGGGCCTGGCCGACGTCGACGCGCTCGAGCTCGAGCTGTCGATCCTGTCGCCGCTCGAGCGGATCGCCGTGACCACCGAGGCCGAGGCGGTGCGCGCGATCCGCCCCGGCGTCGATGGGCTGGTGCTCGGCTACCACGGCCAGCGCGGCACGCTCCTGCCGGCGGTCTGGGACGACCTGCCCGAGCCGGCGGCGTTCCTGGCGATGCTGCGGCGCAAGGCCGGGCTGGCGCCGGACTTCTGGAGCCCCGAGGTCGAGCTGTGGCGCTACACCGCCGCGCGCTTCGTCGATCCACCGCGGGCGGCGTCATGA
- the amrS gene encoding AmmeMemoRadiSam system radical SAM enzyme, with product MSELAYPARWWHATDDGRLQCDLCPRDCRLGDGQRGLCFVRQRDGDRLVLTTYGRSSGFALDPIEKKPLNHFYPGTSVLSFGTAGCNLACKFCQNWDISKSRDMDRLADRASPEAIAAAAVDAGAASVAFTYNDPTIFAEYAIDTAIACRARGIKTVAVTAGYIHAEPRAELYAHLDAANVDLKAFTDEFYHRQCAARLGPVKDTLRYLVKETAVWTEITTLIIPGLNDGDRELDELAGWVATELGPDVPLHFSAFHPDYKLTDVPATPLATLQRARAIARRAGLRYVYTGNVHDPAGDATMCPACGAAVIERDWYQLLAWRLTDGACGACGAAIAGRFAAQPGDFGRRRLRVAI from the coding sequence ATGAGCGAGCTCGCGTACCCCGCGCGCTGGTGGCACGCCACCGACGATGGCCGCCTGCAGTGCGACCTGTGCCCGCGCGACTGCCGGCTCGGCGACGGCCAGCGCGGCCTCTGCTTCGTGCGCCAGCGCGACGGCGATCGCCTGGTGCTGACCACCTACGGCCGCTCGAGCGGGTTCGCGCTCGATCCGATCGAGAAGAAGCCGCTCAACCACTTCTATCCGGGCACGAGCGTGCTGTCGTTCGGCACCGCTGGCTGCAACCTGGCGTGCAAGTTCTGCCAGAACTGGGACATCTCGAAGTCGCGCGACATGGATCGCCTGGCCGATCGCGCCAGCCCCGAGGCGATCGCCGCGGCCGCGGTCGACGCCGGCGCCGCCAGCGTCGCGTTCACCTACAACGATCCGACGATCTTCGCCGAGTACGCGATCGACACCGCGATCGCGTGCCGCGCGCGCGGGATCAAGACGGTCGCGGTGACCGCCGGCTACATCCACGCCGAGCCGCGCGCCGAGCTGTACGCGCACCTCGACGCCGCGAACGTCGATCTCAAGGCGTTCACCGACGAGTTCTACCACCGCCAGTGCGCGGCCCGCCTCGGGCCGGTCAAGGACACGCTGCGCTACCTCGTCAAGGAGACCGCGGTCTGGACCGAGATCACGACCCTGATCATCCCGGGCCTCAACGACGGCGACCGCGAGCTCGACGAGCTTGCCGGCTGGGTCGCGACCGAGCTCGGCCCCGACGTGCCGCTGCACTTCTCGGCGTTCCACCCCGACTACAAGCTCACCGACGTGCCCGCGACCCCGCTCGCGACCTTGCAGCGGGCCCGGGCGATCGCGCGGCGGGCCGGCCTGCGCTACGTCTACACCGGCAACGTCCACGATCCGGCCGGGGATGCGACGATGTGTCCCGCGTGCGGCGCCGCGGTGATCGAGCGCGACTGGTACCAGCTGCTGGCGTGGCGCCTCACCGACGGCGCGTGCGGCGCGTGCGGCGCCGCGATCGCCGGGCGGTTCGCGGCCCAACCGGGCGACTTCGGCCGCCGCCGGCTCCGCGTCGCGATCTGA